A stretch of DNA from Alteromonas gilva:
GGTGGTGCAATGATCCGCGCTATTACCGAAGAGTCTGACACCAACATCGAAATCGAAGATGATGGTACCGTTAAGATCTTCGCGACCGAGCGTGCTAAAGCTGACATCGCCATTAAGAAAATCGAACAGGTTACTGCAGAAATCGAAGTAGGCAAAACCTACCACGGTAAAGTAACCCGTACCGTTGACTTTGGTGCCTTTGTTGAAGTATTGCCAGGCAAAGAAGGTTTGGTGCATATTTCACAAATCGCCCACGAGCGAGTGAATAAAGTGACTGACTACCTGACCGAAGGTCAGATGATAGACGTAAAAGTAATGGAAATCGATCGCCAGAACCGTGTACGTCTTAGCATTAAAGAACTGTTAGAGAAGCCTGCTAAACAGGAATCGTCTGACGAATAATGCACAGTCAGCCTAACCACATCTGAGCAGGTGGATAAATAAATTCACTTGCAACAATGGTCAGGAATACGTACAAAAGGGGCTTAATTGCCCCTTTTTTATTGGAGTTTAAAGATGAACAAATCAGTGCAAACTGAAGTAGAAGCGGCTGTTTTCAGACGCTTAATCGACCATCTCGATGCGCACAAAGAGGTGCAAAACATTGAGCTGATGATCCTTGCTGACTTTTGCCGTAACTGCCTGGCGAAATGGTATAGCAAAGCCGCAGCCGACAAAGGTGAAAGCGTCGACTACGATGAAGCGCGTCAGATTGTGTATAAAATGCCCTACAGTGAGTGGAAAGATAAATTCCAACTGCCGGCCACACCTGATCAGCTTGCGGCGTTTGAAGCTAAGCAGCAACAAAAATAACCAGGCTTAAGCCGGTTAATCTTGTTCTTCGTCAAGAGGAAAGACATAAGCGTGGGGTAATAGCTCGGCCACGGTGGTTGTCGTGCACTGACCTTGGTTGGTCATCATTATTACCGGTGTTTCTGCGCCGGCGAACTCGGCTATCTTTTGTCGGCACCCCCCGCAAGGATAGCAGTATTCGTCGTTAGGACTGACAACGATTATCTGTTGAATTTGCGTGGCGCCCTGTGTCACCATGGCGCCAATGGCCGAAGCTTCTGCACATTGTCCGAGGGGATAGGCGGCGTTTTCAACATTACAGCCACTATAGACCTGTCCGTCGTTGGCTATAATCGCCGCGCCGACACGAAACTTAGAGTAGGGGGCATGGGCATTTTTCTGAGCGGCTAGTGCGGCTGTTTTTAATTGTTGTAACAATTTTGTTTCCTTTCTGGTCGTTATTTTTGTTTTAATCCCATTCTGGAATACGTGTTCAGGATTGACATCTGTTATAGTGAACAATACCACGGCGAATAGGAATGAATTATATTTACCATGCTTAGTCGATTGAGTCTTATTTTTTTTGTAATAGTGTTGTCGGGATGCGCTCAAACGGTCCCTGAATCGCGGCAAACCGAGATGGGTAATCTGCTCGTTCCCGAGCCTGCCCCTGTGAGCATGCGCTCTCAGGTTGCCATCGCCCGTTTTGGTCAGATTTTAGAAAATGCCGAGTTGAACGACGATGACAAAGCCCAGCTTCATTTTCAGCGTGGTATGTTGTACGACAGCGTTGGTCTGGGGGGATTAGCGCAGTTCGACTATAATCGCGCCATCACTCTCAAACCCGATATGGCAGAGGCCTATAACTCTCTTGGTGTGCATATGGTACAACAGGAGCAGTTTAGCCGTGCCTATGAAGCCTTCGATTCGACCCTCGATATCGATCCCGATTATGATTTTGCTTTTTTAAACCGCGGTATCGCGCTTTATTACGGTGGCCGTCCTGATTTGGCAATTAACGATCTTAATGCTTTTGCTGAGCGCGCACCTGAGGACCCATTCAGGGTGTTGTGGGCGTATTTTGCCGAGCAGGAACTTTCTGCCGAAGCGGCCAGAGCGAGCATGGCTGAGCGGCGCCAGCGCTTACCAGAAAGTCACTGGGCTACTACCCTGGTCGACTTGTTTTTAGGCACAAAAAACGAAAATCAGTTGCTCGATTCATTGCTTAGCGGCGTCAAAAACGAAAAAGAACTGACCGATCGCTTATGTGAGGCTTACTTTTACCTCGGCAAATACCATGAGGCAAAAAAGCAGCCCGGCGTAGCCTCCAATTACTTTAAATTCACATTGAGCACAAATGTATTTGAGTATGTTGAACATCGTTACGCACGACTGGAACTACAACGCATAAGGCAAGCTTCGGCTACAGACTAACGCAATGATGTTCAGAGCGACCTGTATAGCGGTATTTACGTCTCTCAC
This window harbors:
- the cdd gene encoding cytidine deaminase gives rise to the protein MVLFTITDVNPEHVFQNGIKTKITTRKETKLLQQLKTAALAAQKNAHAPYSKFRVGAAIIANDGQVYSGCNVENAAYPLGQCAEASAIGAMVTQGATQIQQIIVVSPNDEYCYPCGGCRQKIAEFAGAETPVIMMTNQGQCTTTTVAELLPHAYVFPLDEEQD
- a CDS encoding DUF1244 domain-containing protein, which gives rise to MNKSVQTEVEAAVFRRLIDHLDAHKEVQNIELMILADFCRNCLAKWYSKAAADKGESVDYDEARQIVYKMPYSEWKDKFQLPATPDQLAAFEAKQQQK
- the nlpI gene encoding lipoprotein NlpI — encoded protein: MLSRLSLIFFVIVLSGCAQTVPESRQTEMGNLLVPEPAPVSMRSQVAIARFGQILENAELNDDDKAQLHFQRGMLYDSVGLGGLAQFDYNRAITLKPDMAEAYNSLGVHMVQQEQFSRAYEAFDSTLDIDPDYDFAFLNRGIALYYGGRPDLAINDLNAFAERAPEDPFRVLWAYFAEQELSAEAARASMAERRQRLPESHWATTLVDLFLGTKNENQLLDSLLSGVKNEKELTDRLCEAYFYLGKYHEAKKQPGVASNYFKFTLSTNVFEYVEHRYARLELQRIRQASATD